One genomic region from Jeotgalibacillus haloalkalitolerans encodes:
- a CDS encoding STAS domain-containing protein yields MRIPILKLNDCLLISIQWELDDQTALEFQEDLLKRIHETNARGVVIDITSIDFIDSFIAKVLGDVINMSRLMGAKVVITGIQPAVAITLIELGIRLDDVMTALDLEKGLEKLQQELGD; encoded by the coding sequence GTGAGGATTCCTATTTTAAAACTGAATGATTGCCTTTTGATTTCGATTCAATGGGAGCTGGATGATCAGACTGCCCTTGAATTTCAGGAAGATTTGCTAAAAAGAATTCACGAAACCAATGCACGCGGTGTCGTGATTGATATTACATCAATTGACTTTATTGATTCATTCATCGCAAAAGTACTTGGCGATGTGATTAATATGTCCAGACTGATGGGTGCAAAAGTCGTGATTACAGGAATCCAGCCGGCAGTTGCCATTACACTGATCGAGCTTGGCATCAGACTTGATGACGTCATGACTGCACTTGATCTGGAAAAAGGTTTAGAGAAACTTCAACAGGAATTGGGGGACTGA
- the acpS gene encoding holo-ACP synthase, protein MIHGIGLDIVEIERIATLLKRQPKIARRVLTASELKQFNVLGEKRKIEFLAGRFAVKEAYAKAIGCGIGRELSFQDIEIVKEASGRPYIRHPKYHVHVSITHTKEYAAAQVVVEKKAGV, encoded by the coding sequence ATGATTCATGGAATCGGCTTAGATATCGTAGAAATTGAACGGATTGCCACACTTTTAAAAAGGCAGCCGAAAATCGCCCGCCGTGTGCTGACTGCATCAGAGCTTAAACAGTTCAACGTGCTGGGGGAGAAAAGAAAAATTGAATTCCTGGCAGGGCGTTTTGCTGTTAAAGAAGCATACGCAAAAGCAATCGGCTGCGGGATCGGCCGCGAGCTCTCGTTTCAGGATATCGAGATTGTAAAAGAAGCATCGGGCAGACCTTATATCAGGCATCCGAAATATCATGTGCATGTGAGCATTACCCATACAAAAGAATATGCAGCTGCGCAGGTCGTGGTGGAGAAGAAGGCAGGCGTCTAG
- a CDS encoding DEAD/DEAH box helicase produces the protein MTLFSELPISPVIQKSIKRMGFEEATPIQAGTIPLSTEGKDIIGQAQTGTGKTAAFGIPMLEKVDTKSQNIQGLIIAPTRELAIQVSEELYKIGSDKRVRVLSVYGGQDIQRQIRAMKKRPHIIVGTPGRLLDHINRRTLKLDEVQTLVLDEADEMLNMGFIDDIESILKNLPETRQTLLFSATMPGPIRKIAERFMKDPEVVKVKAKEMTVENIEQFFVKAHEREKFDVLSRLINVQSPELAIVFGRTKRRVDELARALEIRGYMAEGIHGDLTQAKRMSVLKKFKEGRIDVLVATDVAARGLDISGVTHVYNYDIPQDPESYVHRIGRTGRAGKKGMAMTFVTPREMNYLRVVEQTTKKKMEQMRPPSSSEALEGLQRAAVDELKETLKKNNLEEYKVLARELLNDGEESLDLIAAALKILTKEPDETPIDITPERPLASKKKSYRKDDKKFGNRGGNRGGKGGGGKPYNSRQRQPKRQSREG, from the coding sequence TTGACACTTTTTTCAGAATTACCAATTAGTCCAGTAATCCAGAAATCAATTAAACGTATGGGATTTGAAGAGGCAACGCCAATTCAGGCTGGCACAATTCCACTATCAACAGAAGGAAAAGACATTATCGGGCAGGCGCAGACAGGAACAGGTAAAACGGCTGCTTTCGGTATTCCGATGCTTGAAAAAGTGGATACAAAATCACAAAACATTCAGGGTCTGATCATCGCACCAACGCGTGAGCTTGCGATCCAGGTATCTGAAGAGCTTTACAAAATCGGTAGTGACAAGCGTGTACGCGTGCTTTCAGTATACGGAGGACAGGACATTCAGCGCCAGATCCGCGCAATGAAAAAGCGTCCACACATCATCGTTGGAACGCCTGGCCGTCTGCTTGACCACATCAACCGCCGCACACTGAAGCTTGATGAAGTACAGACACTTGTACTTGATGAAGCGGATGAAATGCTGAACATGGGCTTCATCGATGACATCGAATCAATCCTTAAAAATCTTCCGGAAACACGCCAGACGCTATTGTTCTCAGCAACAATGCCTGGACCAATCCGCAAGATCGCTGAACGCTTCATGAAAGATCCTGAAGTGGTAAAAGTAAAAGCGAAGGAAATGACAGTTGAAAACATCGAGCAGTTCTTTGTAAAAGCACATGAGCGCGAGAAGTTCGACGTTCTTTCCCGCCTGATCAACGTTCAGTCACCTGAGCTTGCAATCGTATTTGGACGTACAAAGCGCCGCGTTGACGAGCTTGCACGTGCACTTGAAATCCGCGGCTACATGGCTGAAGGAATTCACGGTGACCTGACACAGGCGAAGCGTATGAGCGTACTGAAGAAGTTCAAAGAAGGCCGTATTGACGTACTAGTTGCAACAGACGTTGCTGCACGTGGTCTTGATATCTCAGGCGTTACACACGTATATAACTATGACATTCCTCAGGACCCTGAAAGCTACGTTCACCGTATCGGACGTACAGGTCGTGCAGGTAAAAAAGGTATGGCGATGACATTCGTTACACCACGTGAAATGAACTACCTTCGTGTTGTTGAACAAACAACGAAGAAGAAGATGGAGCAAATGCGTCCACCAAGTTCATCTGAAGCACTTGAAGGTCTTCAGCGCGCAGCTGTTGATGAGCTGAAAGAAACGCTTAAAAAGAACAACCTTGAAGAGTACAAAGTACTTGCACGTGAGCTATTAAATGACGGTGAGGAATCATTGGACCTAATCGCTGCTGCTCTTAAGATTCTTACAAAAGAGCCGGACGAAACACCAATCGATATCACACCTGAAAGACCACTTGCATCTAAAAAGAAATCATACCGCAAAGACGACAAAAAGTTCGGAAATCGCGGTGGAAACCGTGGCGGTAAAGGTGGAGGCGGCAAGCCTTACAACAGCCGTCAGCGTCAGCCAAAACGTCAATCACGCGAAGGCTAG
- a CDS encoding STAS domain-containing protein produces MYNKITGHIEDHREELETIWKEKLMNDADGRIIDVMPQHIFESTSTEFFDIILLNLKDKEREYKEKLNHFSDKVVRLGWPVALVVKGLREFVHTVQENLVQYGSIDKEREGDYLELLDKWMTPISNEIIQTYAETWEKTVSLQKMALQELSAPLIPVVDQISVMPLVGTIDTERARLVMENLLEGVVSHRSEVVLIDITGVPVVDTMVAHHIIQAAEAVHLVGAKCMLVGIRPEIAQTIVNLGIDLDRFITTSTMKKGVELALEMTGRKIVELEG; encoded by the coding sequence TTGTATAACAAGATAACCGGGCATATTGAAGATCATCGGGAAGAGCTCGAAACAATTTGGAAAGAAAAGCTGATGAATGACGCGGACGGACGCATTATCGACGTCATGCCACAGCATATATTTGAATCAACCAGCACAGAGTTTTTCGATATTATTCTATTGAATCTGAAAGATAAAGAAAGAGAATATAAGGAAAAACTTAACCACTTCTCTGACAAAGTTGTCAGACTTGGATGGCCGGTTGCGCTTGTTGTAAAAGGATTGAGAGAATTTGTACATACTGTGCAGGAAAACTTAGTCCAATATGGAAGTATAGATAAAGAGAGAGAAGGCGACTATCTGGAGCTGCTTGATAAGTGGATGACACCAATATCAAACGAAATTATCCAGACGTACGCAGAAACGTGGGAGAAAACTGTATCACTGCAGAAAATGGCGCTTCAGGAGCTGTCAGCACCGTTAATTCCGGTGGTTGACCAGATTTCTGTGATGCCGCTTGTGGGCACGATTGACACTGAACGGGCAAGACTTGTGATGGAAAATCTGCTCGAAGGGGTGGTCAGCCATCGCTCTGAGGTCGTGCTGATTGACATCACAGGCGTACCGGTTGTGGATACAATGGTTGCGCATCACATTATACAGGCGGCGGAAGCTGTTCACCTAGTTGGAGCAAAATGCATGCTTGTCGGCATCCGTCCTGAGATTGCTCAGACAATCGTGAACCTGGGCATTGACCTGGACCGTTTTATTACGACAAGCACGATGAAAAAAGGTGTAGAGCTTGCGCTTGAGATGACAGGCAGAAAAATAGTGGAATTGGAGGGGTAA
- a CDS encoding PH domain-containing protein, protein MSEEKRLHPITAVMNALKTLKEAFIPIVILVFLNRGEAESILDYLPFFIMGGMIILFIFLGVIKWWRFKYWIEEGELRIEQGLFVKKKRYIPFERIQSLNYTEGVLHRPLKLVKIKVETAGSSSNLDSEAELTAITKPEADELNRIISAAKKKLKEEGTVEGEEVVEPQPEEHILYKMSPKDLIVMATTSGGAGVVIGGILIFLSQFGEVIPYEAVFTELVEFVEAGFLLAGMIAVLVFFIAWLIAVGLTFLRYAHFTVKLVEKDIVITRGLLEKKQTTVPLKRIQGITFDQNVMREPFGYTSVTIESAGGSVLEKDSNAIRLLPMIREKETYAILNRILPDYHWKTEFTGVPKRALKRYIFWKMLFSLVIIGPVTYFFFPLGLLSLILIPLAAILGWWQYKTAGWSASRDQLTLKFRGISKQIVYMKKKRIQSLEWTQTYFQRRGDVATIHSTIKSYTSGSHSSIPHISKEDAELMMDWYSPEAEVKKVHEPLMNETELEGY, encoded by the coding sequence ATGTCTGAAGAAAAACGCCTGCATCCGATAACTGCAGTCATGAACGCACTGAAAACATTGAAAGAAGCATTTATACCAATCGTCATTCTGGTTTTCCTAAACCGCGGAGAAGCTGAATCAATCCTGGATTACCTGCCGTTTTTCATTATGGGCGGCATGATTATTCTATTTATCTTCCTCGGTGTCATCAAATGGTGGAGATTTAAATACTGGATTGAAGAAGGCGAGCTCAGAATTGAACAGGGGCTTTTTGTTAAGAAAAAGCGCTATATTCCATTTGAACGGATCCAGAGTCTGAACTATACGGAAGGCGTTTTGCACCGTCCGTTAAAACTGGTGAAAATCAAAGTGGAAACAGCCGGAAGCTCTTCGAATCTGGATTCAGAAGCAGAGCTCACTGCGATTACGAAGCCGGAAGCGGATGAACTGAACCGGATTATTTCAGCAGCAAAGAAAAAGCTCAAGGAAGAAGGTACTGTTGAAGGTGAAGAAGTGGTTGAGCCGCAGCCTGAAGAGCATATTCTTTATAAAATGAGCCCGAAAGATCTGATCGTCATGGCCACTACATCAGGCGGGGCTGGCGTCGTAATCGGGGGGATACTGATCTTCCTGTCCCAATTCGGGGAGGTCATTCCATACGAAGCAGTCTTTACAGAACTCGTTGAATTTGTAGAGGCCGGGTTCCTGCTTGCAGGAATGATTGCTGTCCTGGTGTTCTTTATCGCCTGGCTGATTGCAGTCGGACTGACATTTTTACGCTATGCCCATTTCACCGTGAAGCTCGTTGAAAAGGACATCGTGATCACGAGAGGTCTGCTTGAGAAAAAGCAGACAACCGTCCCGCTGAAAAGGATTCAGGGCATTACCTTTGATCAAAATGTAATGAGAGAGCCGTTCGGATATACGTCCGTCACAATTGAAAGTGCAGGTGGATCCGTACTTGAAAAGGACTCAAATGCCATCCGGCTGCTGCCGATGATCCGTGAAAAAGAAACGTATGCGATTTTGAATAGAATCCTGCCTGACTATCACTGGAAAACAGAATTTACCGGCGTTCCAAAGCGTGCATTAAAACGCTATATATTCTGGAAAATGTTGTTTTCACTTGTGATCATCGGACCGGTCACCTACTTCTTTTTCCCGCTAGGCCTGCTGTCACTGATCCTGATTCCGCTTGCTGCAATTCTTGGCTGGTGGCAGTATAAAACTGCCGGCTGGAGTGCATCGCGCGACCAGTTAACGCTGAAGTTCCGCGGTATCAGCAAGCAGATCGTGTACATGAAGAAAAAGCGGATCCAGTCACTTGAATGGACGCAGACCTATTTCCAGCGCAGAGGAGACGTTGCCACCATCCACTCAACCATCAAATCCTATACAAGCGGAAGCCACAGCAGTATTCCACACATCTCAAAAGAGGATGCTGAATTAATGATGGACTGGTACAGCCCGGAAGCAGAAGTGAAAAAGGTGCATGAACCGTTAATGAATGAAACTGAATTAGAAGGATATTAA
- a CDS encoding alpha/beta hydrolase yields the protein MGQTGCLLLHGFTGGAYEVNPLARYLREHTDWIISVPVLPGHGRNLRLHDTNAVEWITYAEEELKRLYMYCDEVYVIGFSMGGLIAAYLTIHYPVKKLVLLSAAALYINPKQIFSDMKTVMSDTIRRKLNENEWFGHYKYKLFHTPIRSTREFRRLASYVVPLLPKIRVPVFIAQGQMDGIVPPKAARFVYDRVGTYQKRLYLSKSSKHLICYGSDCDRLFHEIAFFLKQEKVPDNG from the coding sequence ATGGGACAGACAGGATGCTTGCTGCTTCACGGATTTACAGGCGGCGCTTATGAGGTCAACCCGCTGGCGAGATATTTGCGGGAACATACTGACTGGATTATTTCAGTGCCGGTGCTTCCGGGGCACGGCAGAAATCTGAGGCTGCATGATACAAACGCAGTTGAATGGATTACTTATGCTGAAGAAGAATTAAAAAGACTTTATATGTATTGTGATGAAGTGTATGTCATAGGCTTTTCAATGGGCGGGCTGATTGCTGCTTACCTGACCATCCACTATCCGGTGAAAAAACTGGTTTTACTGAGCGCAGCGGCACTTTACATTAACCCGAAACAGATCTTCAGCGATATGAAAACGGTAATGTCAGATACCATTCGAAGAAAACTGAATGAAAATGAGTGGTTTGGTCATTATAAGTATAAGCTTTTTCATACACCGATCCGTTCCACAAGGGAGTTCAGACGGCTTGCATCATATGTCGTCCCGCTGCTTCCGAAGATCAGGGTGCCTGTTTTCATAGCACAGGGGCAGATGGATGGAATTGTTCCGCCAAAAGCGGCACGATTCGTCTATGATCGCGTCGGGACTTACCAAAAAAGATTATATTTATCAAAATCGTCGAAACACCTGATATGCTATGGGTCCGACTGTGACAGGCTTTTTCATGAGATCGCTTTCTTTTTAAAACAGGAGAAAGTTCCCGACAATGGATGA
- a CDS encoding PH domain-containing protein: MGRQEPKMRISERALTVWRLYGWISAAFTLLAGAGVTTLAILFDWSVWFIIGSAIALVLEIILFVFVLPTLKWKRWRYEVREEEIELQHGIFVVTRTLVPMVRVQHVDTEQGPILRKYRLATISISTAATLHQIPALDIDEADELRDSISALARVAEDDV, translated from the coding sequence ATGGGGAGACAGGAGCCAAAAATGAGAATTTCAGAGCGGGCCTTAACCGTCTGGAGACTTTACGGCTGGATATCTGCAGCCTTTACATTGCTGGCTGGAGCCGGTGTCACGACACTAGCAATATTATTTGACTGGTCCGTCTGGTTCATCATCGGGTCGGCAATTGCACTGGTGCTTGAAATTATATTATTTGTATTTGTACTGCCGACGCTTAAATGGAAACGCTGGCGTTATGAAGTAAGAGAAGAGGAGATTGAACTGCAGCACGGCATTTTTGTTGTGACCAGAACGCTTGTACCAATGGTCCGTGTGCAGCACGTTGATACTGAACAGGGTCCGATTTTGCGGAAGTACAGGCTTGCGACAATCAGTATTTCAACAGCAGCAACACTTCATCAGATTCCTGCGCTCGATATCGATGAAGCAGACGAGCTGAGAGATTCGATCTCTGCTTTAGCAAGGGTGGCTGAGGACGATGTCTGA
- a CDS encoding type II toxin-antitoxin system PemK/MazF family toxin produces MIVKRGDVFFADLSPVVGSEQGGVRPVLIIQNDIGNRFSPTVVVAAITAQIQKAKLPTHVEISSKRNGFERDSVILLEQIRTLDKQRLTDKITHLDDETMEKVDEALQISLGLVDL; encoded by the coding sequence TTGATAGTGAAGCGTGGAGACGTATTTTTTGCTGACCTATCTCCCGTTGTCGGTTCAGAGCAAGGTGGAGTCCGCCCCGTTCTCATCATCCAAAACGACATCGGAAATCGGTTTAGTCCCACAGTAGTGGTCGCAGCAATTACAGCACAGATTCAAAAAGCTAAGCTTCCTACCCACGTTGAAATCAGCTCGAAGCGTAACGGCTTTGAACGTGATTCAGTTATTTTGCTGGAACAGATCAGGACATTAGACAAACAACGATTAACAGACAAAATAACCCATCTGGATGACGAGACGATGGAGAAGGTAGACGAGGCCCTTCAGATCAGCCTCGGCTTAGTAGACCTCTAA
- a CDS encoding rhomboid family intramembrane serine protease, which yields MFVRTESLSQFIRFYPVVSLLILIHAVVFIATSIPGGIGNSVLFTLAGINGLVSEGEYWRLVTPIFAHADLWHVLFNTFSLVLFAPALERLLGSFQFAVVYLLAGVIANVATWVLQPPFYTSVGASGSIFGLFGLYAAIWLIYKQAAPLEIRQVMVPVIVISVVMTFFGSNINITAHIAGLAAGIFIGLFIFQQRRRE from the coding sequence TTGTTTGTACGTACTGAAAGCTTATCACAGTTTATCAGGTTTTACCCTGTCGTATCACTGTTGATCTTGATACATGCAGTTGTCTTTATTGCGACTTCTATTCCGGGTGGCATTGGAAACTCTGTCCTTTTCACACTTGCCGGTATTAATGGGTTGGTTTCTGAAGGCGAGTACTGGCGACTGGTTACCCCGATATTTGCGCACGCTGACCTGTGGCACGTGCTGTTTAATACGTTTTCGCTCGTGCTGTTTGCCCCTGCGCTTGAGCGGTTACTCGGATCGTTTCAGTTCGCTGTTGTGTATTTGCTCGCTGGTGTGATCGCAAACGTTGCGACCTGGGTACTCCAGCCGCCGTTTTACACGTCTGTCGGCGCCAGCGGTTCAATCTTTGGATTATTCGGTCTGTACGCAGCGATCTGGCTGATCTATAAGCAGGCTGCCCCGCTCGAGATCAGACAAGTCATGGTTCCGGTGATCGTCATCAGTGTGGTGATGACGTTTTTCGGATCAAATATTAATATTACGGCGCATATCGCGGGTCTTGCAGCGGGTATCTTTATCGGCCTGTTCATTTTCCAGCAGCGCCGGCGCGAATAA
- a CDS encoding UDP-N-acetylmuramoyl-tripeptide--D-alanyl-D-alanine ligase, with amino-acid sequence MKKTLREIADILETEAPSEEFADATVEGASINTLTIQPGNLFVPFQGEKTDGHKYVRQAFEKGAGASLWQKGVPDMPTDLPVIAVDDPEEALQRLASAYRRENHFKVVAITGSNGKTTTKDMIAGVLSVKYSVQKTEGNFNNNLGLPLTLLNIKESTDVAVLEMGMSGFGEIELLSNIATPDIAVITNIGESHLQDLGSRENIAKAKFEIISGLNDSGILFYYGDEPLLTDLVNQAEGLKSASYGYGDTNGLYPRKTEIDDAGSRIQLGTEETWVSIPVLGRHNVLNGLAAIRTAIHLGLTLEEIEEGFAKTQMTSMRMERVEGANGEVFINDAYNASPTSMLAALQFLEEAKAEGKKIVVLGDMLELGDNEEQFHREIGQKINFNEIPVLLTFGPRSKWLAEEALERSPLVYWFNDHEELVAELKKHLCTGDLVLVKGSRGMELEKVIEAFK; translated from the coding sequence ATGAAAAAAACTTTACGCGAAATCGCTGACATCTTAGAGACAGAAGCTCCTTCAGAAGAATTTGCAGACGCAACAGTTGAAGGTGCCAGTATCAATACGTTGACGATCCAGCCGGGCAACCTTTTTGTCCCATTCCAGGGAGAAAAAACAGATGGACACAAGTACGTCCGACAGGCTTTTGAAAAAGGAGCAGGCGCTTCTTTATGGCAAAAAGGTGTGCCGGATATGCCGACAGATTTACCGGTCATTGCAGTCGATGATCCTGAAGAAGCACTTCAGCGGCTGGCGTCTGCGTATAGACGTGAAAACCACTTTAAAGTCGTCGCCATTACCGGCAGTAACGGAAAAACAACGACTAAGGACATGATTGCAGGCGTACTTTCCGTGAAATACAGCGTTCAGAAAACAGAAGGCAATTTTAACAATAACCTTGGTCTGCCACTGACATTACTCAATATCAAAGAGTCCACAGACGTGGCTGTACTTGAGATGGGTATGAGCGGTTTTGGCGAGATCGAACTGCTGAGTAACATTGCCACGCCTGATATTGCGGTCATCACCAATATCGGTGAATCGCACCTGCAGGACCTCGGTTCAAGGGAGAATATCGCGAAAGCAAAATTTGAAATCATCTCAGGTCTGAATGACAGCGGCATTCTGTTCTACTACGGAGACGAGCCGTTACTGACAGACCTTGTGAATCAGGCGGAAGGTCTTAAATCCGCGTCATATGGCTATGGAGACACAAACGGTCTTTATCCGAGAAAAACTGAAATTGATGATGCAGGCAGCCGCATTCAGCTTGGAACTGAAGAAACATGGGTATCCATCCCTGTTCTTGGCAGACACAACGTGCTGAACGGGCTCGCTGCCATCCGCACAGCGATTCATCTTGGTCTGACACTTGAAGAAATTGAAGAAGGTTTCGCTAAAACGCAGATGACATCCATGAGAATGGAACGTGTTGAAGGTGCAAATGGCGAAGTGTTTATTAACGATGCCTACAATGCAAGCCCGACTTCAATGCTCGCTGCACTTCAGTTCCTTGAAGAAGCGAAAGCAGAAGGCAAAAAAATCGTAGTACTCGGCGATATGCTGGAGCTTGGTGACAACGAAGAACAGTTCCACCGTGAAATCGGTCAGAAGATTAACTTCAACGAGATTCCGGTGCTGCTGACATTCGGTCCGCGTTCCAAATGGCTCGCAGAAGAAGCGCTGGAGCGGAGCCCGCTTGTATACTGGTTCAATGATCATGAAGAGCTTGTAGCGGAGCTGAAGAAGCATCTGTGTACAGGAGATCTTGTACTGGTAAAAGGATCGCGCGGCATGGAGCTTGAGAAAGTGATTGAGGCTTTTAAATAA
- the alr gene encoding alanine racemase has protein sequence MKNEFHRDTWIEVDLDAIQYNISQLAGQLKQDTVIMAVVKANAYGHGYLEVAEAALEAGAEWLAVAFLDEALFLRKHGFTAPILVLGAARPDDAGLAAAHGIRLTVFSADWIRSAREFLEADVLHIHLKIDTGMGRLGFTDQNGLADAEAFASDDSLINIEGAFTHFATADEPDRTYADQQHERFLEFLDVFQQKPPMIHASNSAGAFLRDNSAFNAVRFGISMYGLVPSGDIRHEMPAPLKPALSMYTKMVQVKKLKQGEKVSYGATYTAGQDEWIATLPIGYADGWIRQMQGFEVLAGEHRAEIIGRVCMDQCMIRLPFEMQEGSVVTLVGEVLNDRILLDDIAAHNGTIHYESACLLTARVPRMYRKNGVIKKVFNHLN, from the coding sequence ATGAAGAATGAATTTCACCGTGATACATGGATTGAAGTAGACCTTGATGCGATTCAATATAATATCAGCCAGTTAGCCGGACAGCTGAAGCAGGATACAGTTATTATGGCTGTTGTAAAAGCGAATGCGTACGGACATGGCTATCTTGAAGTAGCGGAGGCAGCACTTGAAGCCGGAGCGGAATGGCTGGCAGTTGCGTTTTTAGATGAAGCGCTCTTTCTGAGAAAGCATGGCTTTACCGCTCCGATTCTGGTGCTCGGTGCTGCGCGCCCTGACGATGCAGGCCTTGCTGCAGCGCATGGGATTCGCCTGACTGTCTTTTCAGCAGACTGGATCAGGTCAGCACGTGAGTTTCTTGAAGCTGACGTGCTGCATATTCATTTGAAAATTGATACCGGGATGGGCCGTCTCGGTTTTACTGATCAAAACGGGTTAGCTGATGCTGAAGCGTTTGCCTCTGATGATAGTCTGATCAACATCGAGGGTGCTTTTACGCATTTTGCAACGGCGGACGAGCCGGACCGGACGTATGCCGATCAGCAGCATGAGCGGTTTCTTGAGTTCCTGGATGTCTTTCAGCAGAAGCCCCCAATGATCCACGCTTCGAACAGTGCAGGTGCATTTCTGCGTGATAATTCAGCCTTTAATGCTGTGCGGTTTGGCATCTCCATGTACGGGCTTGTGCCTTCAGGTGATATCCGTCATGAGATGCCTGCACCGCTGAAGCCGGCTCTGTCAATGTATACAAAAATGGTTCAGGTGAAAAAACTGAAGCAGGGTGAAAAAGTCAGCTACGGGGCTACTTATACTGCCGGACAGGATGAATGGATTGCAACGCTGCCGATTGGCTATGCTGATGGGTGGATCAGACAGATGCAGGGCTTTGAAGTGCTTGCCGGCGAGCATCGTGCGGAAATCATCGGACGCGTCTGTATGGATCAGTGTATGATCAGACTTCCGTTTGAAATGCAGGAAGGGTCTGTTGTCACGCTTGTCGGGGAAGTTCTGAATGACCGGATTCTGCTTGATGATATCGCAGCGCATAACGGCACCATTCATTATGAATCCGCCTGTCTACTGACAGCGAGAGTTCCAAGGATGTATAGGAAAAATGGTGTAATCAAAAAGGTCTTTAATCATCTTAATTAA
- a CDS encoding CopG family ribbon-helix-helix protein — protein MSESSATSEILVRLPKQLLTELEAFAEQEELSCSDCIYRATKAYVRDRRRKQTQDAMRRGYMEMAKINLSMASEALQAEYEADHTIERLVSGG, from the coding sequence GTGTCGGAATCCAGCGCAACATCAGAAATCTTGGTACGATTACCAAAGCAACTGCTTACAGAACTGGAAGCGTTTGCCGAACAGGAAGAATTGAGCTGCAGCGACTGTATTTATCGCGCAACGAAAGCTTATGTCCGTGACAGACGCCGTAAACAAACTCAGGATGCGATGCGCCGGGGCTATATGGAAATGGCGAAGATCAACTTGTCAATGGCTTCGGAAGCACTTCAGGCAGAATACGAAGCAGACCATACCATTGAACGATTGGTAAGTGGAGGATAA
- a CDS encoding LolA family protein codes for MKKIALCLITVLLVMVLAACGEKTREEAAQDLMDKVEQADSYKAKAKMVFNTGEQPQEYDVEVWHMKPHFYRVHLKHAEDKQSQMIIRNDEGVFVLTPALNKSFRFQSDWPSNGSQAYLTESLVKDIQEDKEAVFTEKDGKYVFDTKTRYKHQQMFPLQQVTFDKKTLAPTDVKVKDQEGNVKIELSFSEVDYEASFDKSDFNLEKNMMGAQLEMPVSGDGEETEDWAVLYPTAEIEGAALIEEKEVKTDNGSRMILTYEGSKNYTIIQEKLDAAPVMLTTSDATGEMADLGFAVGAMTENSLEWTYNGVSYLLASHDLTQEEMLEVARSVQGSMIK; via the coding sequence ATGAAGAAAATCGCTCTCTGTTTGATAACGGTGCTTTTAGTGATGGTGTTAGCTGCGTGCGGTGAGAAAACGAGGGAGGAAGCGGCTCAGGATTTAATGGACAAGGTGGAGCAGGCGGACAGTTATAAGGCAAAAGCAAAAATGGTCTTTAACACTGGTGAACAGCCACAGGAATATGATGTTGAGGTCTGGCATATGAAACCGCACTTTTACCGTGTTCATCTGAAGCATGCGGAAGACAAGCAAAGCCAGATGATTATCAGGAATGATGAGGGCGTCTTTGTGTTGACACCTGCACTGAATAAGAGCTTCCGTTTCCAGAGTGACTGGCCATCAAATGGCAGTCAGGCTTATCTCACGGAGTCTCTTGTAAAGGATATTCAGGAGGATAAGGAAGCAGTCTTTACTGAAAAGGACGGAAAGTATGTATTTGATACGAAAACAAGGTACAAGCATCAGCAGATGTTCCCGCTTCAGCAGGTGACATTTGATAAGAAAACGCTCGCGCCGACGGATGTGAAAGTGAAGGATCAGGAAGGCAACGTGAAGATTGAGCTTAGCTTCAGTGAGGTTGATTATGAAGCATCATTTGACAAGAGTGACTTTAACCTTGAAAAGAATATGATGGGTGCCCAGCTTGAGATGCCGGTATCAGGTGATGGAGAGGAAACGGAGGACTGGGCCGTTCTTTATCCGACAGCTGAAATCGAGGGTGCTGCGCTGATAGAGGAGAAAGAAGTGAAGACGGATAATGGAAGCCGGATGATCCTGACGTATGAAGGATCGAAAAATTATACCATTATTCAGGAGAAGCTGGATGCGGCGCCGGTGATGCTGACAACGTCTGATGCAACTGGTGAAATGGCGGATCTCGGGTTTGCAGTCGGTGCAATGACAGAGAATTCACTGGAGTGGACATATAATGGTGTGAGTTATCTGCTTGCTTCCCACGACCTGACGCAGGAAGAAATGCTCGAAGTTGCTCGCTCAGTTCAGGGGTCTATGATAAAATAA